TTGCCGAAGCACATTGCGATCTGCCGCCGGCAGGGGCGTTTCGCCATCGTATTCCGTCAGGGGGTCGTTTGCCTCCAAACGAGGAAGGAGGGTGGCTGCGATAGTTTCATTTCTGTTCAGATAATTCTCTAATGGAGCGTGGCGTGTACCATCTAGCTCTTGCTCGGTAAAGTAATGTCCTTCTACAAAAGCATCCTTGGTCAGGCGAGGCGAACAGTCAAGGCTATCTTTGTTAAAAATCCAGATAGTAGATTTCTCGCTACAGGGATCTTTCCATTGATCTAGATAGAAATGTGGAATTTTATGATGACGCTTAGGATTTGGCACAGTTTACTTTAATGAAGATAAAATAAATAACTTAAATAGATTTGAGCGCTGCTTTAACCTTCTGCTGAAAAGCATCTTTCTTTTTGCAGCTAAATCTGCAAGTCAATGATAAAACAGCTACCAAAGTGCGTAGGCTCTATCACTGTAGTTCAATTGGTATTGCAAACACATAGAGCGATTTTTATCTACTTATCTACATTTAGCTAATCGCTGTTTCTTGAACACAACTCTTTTTTATATTCCACTAAACTCTTCACGCAATTCAGTCATACTCCAACCACTACCATACACTGAATCTTCTGGATAATCTTCTGCTAAAGACTCCAGCTTGAATTCAGATTTTGGTTGCTCTATCTCAAAATCTAATTTGTCAATGTCACTTTCAACTTCTGTTGCTTGTGCAGTTTGCACATCAGGCTTCTTAGGCTTTTCTACTGACTTCTTAGGCAGTTGGTTAACTCTAATGATTTTGCTTGAATTCATACTTAGTCTTATTTGTCGGGAAGCAAAGTTGCTTTTACTATAGCGGTAATTAGTAGTGCTCAGAGCGCACCTACGACTTCATTAGCTAGCGTTACGGCGTTTTTGCCGCTTAACTAATACAGGTCGAGGTTTTTTCTTGTGAGCTGTTTCAGTGTGAATCATACTTGGTCGGCAGCGATCGCAGTACAGAGGACGCGAACCATATGTTTCGCGTTCCACATCTTTGTTACACTGCTTGCAGATGAACTTGTACACGCGCGTATGAATTACCCGTTCGTGTGCTCTGACGGTGTATTCTCGAACATGAACTTTCTTAGATGGCATACGTTAGAAATATCACACTGCTGTACATATTATGCTAGCGACACTCCACGCTCAAGAGCGAACAATGCTTCAAAACCAACACTTCATTCATAGCCTCATTGAACTGCGCGATCGCTATCACATAATTGTGCAAGAATGTACCAGTGCGATTTCGCATGCAACTGAACAACTTAATCGTATTCATGCTTTGTTAGTGGATCAGTTAGTCGAACAACAGCAACTGACGGAAAGTCTACTTCAACTCCGAGCGCACTACCAAACACAACACGCACAACAACACTCAAAAGCCCAAAGTGCTAAAGAGCAAATTGCGCATATTAACGCACTCTTAGCAGACCAGCTCATCTTACAGCACAACGAGCTTCAGATTATCCAATCAGCACCGGACACTCCTATTCGTGGAGAAACCTCCCGCACAGAGGTATCCTCAACTGTCGAGCCGAAGCATCTTGATATTTCAAGAGATAGCGAGGTTTCTTCGCCGACGTTAGTTGATGAAGTATTAACCCAATTGCTCCATGAAAGCGAACAGCAACCGTCACAGCAAGTACCGGAACACTCAGAACAATCAGTCACTGCAAATTTTCTCCAAAAAGAGGTGGTTGGCTCAGCTTTCAATCGCCAGCAAGACGAACAACAGCACTCAGAATCTGACTCACCCATTCAATTCCCAGATCCAGAGCATTCAACTTTTTTGGAGTATCCCCAGCAATTGCCTTCTCCAAAGTTGCACAAAGCACAATCGCAATTTCTCAAAACACCACTTTTGCCACAGTATCAGCACTTGAGTAAATCTGAAGCTGTTGAACAGCTATTGCAGGAAAATGAAGGCAGTATTTTGCACTTAGATTACATTGTTCGTGCTGTGCAGGGAGAGGTTGAGCAAGAAAACCTTAAAGCAGAAAGGTTGAGAATGAATGATACTCTGCGTAAGGGAGTAGAAAAAGGACTTTGGGAGAAAGTCCCAGATTCTCCTGGTTGCTATACGATTGACCTCAAACTGATTGCATCAAACTCGGAAAATCAAGATTCTAAATCTCGCCAACAAAAACAAATAACCAAATCGAACGAGCAACTCTTAGCGCGCTATCAGAATATGAGTTTTACAGCAGCAGTGACAACGATAGTAGAAGAAAATGTTGGCGAGGTCTTGACTCCTGAAAAAGTGGCACGAGCATTATATGGGGAAATTGAAGGTAAGGCTTTGACTAAAGCTAAAGCGCAAGTTGGCAAAATCCTCTGGAATGGTGCTAAACAAGGGCGATGGAAAAGCGTTCCTGGTCAATTAGGTGCCTATACACTCCAGTTGAGTACATTGAAGTAAATCTATTTCTCAAATCGTTGCATCATCGATTGAGCACGCTTGTAATTTGCAATATTAGGCTAGCCCCTGTAGTAAAAAACTCCAGCATAAAGGGGTACAAAAATCTATTTGCCGCTTAAGGAAATCAGGACACGTTCACCAACGACATAGTAACTTTTGAGTGGGACTATACGATCATCTTTGGGTAGCCAGCATTGATGCGTCTCAAATTTCATAAGATGTCTTATTTTTAGCAAAGTTTGAGAGCTATAAAGTTGATTCAGTTTAGTCCCTAGCTGTTTATCACCCCTTAAGCTTCTTCAGTCACCTAAACTGTTTTATAGGAAGTTTCATGACTCTTTGCTCCTACCGTTAGAGGGAGTTTCCAGTTTTCTCAGTTGCTAAGCTAACTTATACTCAAAAAGATATTGCATAACTGAGTTGGGTTATGCTTTTGTCAAACCAAACTTGATATGTGAAGTCAATGAGTAGGGTAATTACGCTGTTTAATCAATCAGGGGGAGTAGGTAAAAGTACATTGACAATGAATCTAGGCTACCATTTGGCTCAACGGCAGCAGCGAGTTTTACTCGTTGATATGGACCCACAGGCATCGCTGACCGTATTTATGGGCTTGGAGCCATCAGAACTAGGCAACACAGTGTATGAAGCGATTGTTATTGGCGAACAGCTACCAATCTATAAGAACATTCATAACATGGATTTGGCTCCTGCCAACATTAACTTGAGTGGGGCAGAACTAGAATTGGTAGTAGCAGATATGCGAGATGTACGTCTAAAGGAAGCGCTAAAGCCGATTCTGAAACAATACGATTTCATTTTGATAGACTGTCCCCCCTCCCTCGGTATTCTTAGCTATATCAGCCTAGTAGCTTCAACTCATGTCTTAATTCCCATTCAGACGCAGTACAAAGCCCTAAAAGGAACAGAACTTTTGTTAAATACAATTGGTCGCGTGCGGTCTCGCGCCAATCGCAAGCTAAAAATTGCTGGTGTAATTCCAACAATGCATGATTCTCGGACTGTACAAGGCGAAATGAGTTTACAGTCAATTCAAGAGCATTTATCCCAAATCGGGAAAATTTATCCAACCATTCCTCGGTCAGTTGCCTTTGCGGATGCTTCACAAGATCACGCACCGCTTGCCCTCTACAATGCTAAACACCCAGCGGTTAGCCTCCTCAAGCAAATTGCCAAAAATTTGGAGGTGATGTCATGAGTGTCAGAAAACAACGCTCTCAGCCCTATCAAATAAAAGGAGTCGATGCTTTGTTTGGAGAACTACCTGTAGCGGAAGTTGCAGCAGAAATTCTCCCACTTTCCCAAATTGCTCTGCCCCAGCAGCAGCCTCGTCGCTACTTTGATCCTACGGCTATGCAGGAGCTAGTAGAGTCAGTCAGGCAGCATGGGATTCTCCAACCAATGTTGGTACGTCCGCTCTTAGACGATAAGTATGAACTAGTAGCTGGAGAAAGGCGCTATCGAGCTGCTGTATCAGCGGGTCTAGAAGAAGTTCCTGTAGTTATTCGGGAGTTGACAGATAATGATGCATTGCAGCTTGCCCTGCTGGAGAACTTACAACGCGAAGATTTAAACCCAATTGAAGAAACAGAAGGCATCCTACAACTCATAGCGTTAAAACTAAATATAACATCCGAGTCGGCGATCGCTTTGCTCAATCAAGCTGCTCACCCCGAACGTAATTCTGTGGATAACGTTATCCACAGCAAGGACTGGCAGTTGGTGCAAGAGGTTTTTAACACAGTAGGAAAATTCACGCCAGAAAGCTTTCGCACCAATCGCTTACCATTGCTGAATTTACCGGATGAAGTTTTAGATGCCCTACATCTGGGGCAGATTGCCTATACTAAGGCTAGAGCAATCGCTAAAGTTAACGATTTAGGGCAGCGTCAGGCATTACTAGAGTCAGCGATCGCAGAGAACCTCTCCCTAACTCAAATCAAACAAAGAGTTGCTCAAATAATAGATTGCGGTGCAAATCAGAGCGATCGCAGTCAATCGTCATCACTCAAAAACCGTATGGATGCAGCCTATCACCTTGCTAAAAAATCAAAAATTTGGGAAAATCCTAAAAAACAGAAGCAAATAGAGAAGCTATTAGCTGAGTTAGAAAAGCTTTTTTCTCAAGATTGACATTTGTTGCTTTTCTAAAATATTTAACACAAATTGGTAAAGAGTAATATAGTCGTTGCCAAGCAAAATTTAGCTTTTCTCTAGTCTGTACCATCAAAGAAGGTTTTTGTTCGAGAATACAAAATTCGAGCACCCGAGCGTACAATCCACACCCGTCTGTACAAGCTTATCTGCCAGCAATGCAACCAACTGACAGAGAGGGATTCTGACGGTCCCCGCACTCTCTACTGCGAGATTTGTCGTCCACCATCTGGCGCGAAAGACGATTCCCCGCAAAGGAAGAAAAAAACCAGACCCGTACTCGTTACAAGAACTCAAGCTTCGCGATCAAGTAAGAGCGATCGCTCTTAGAGGCGTAGGAGGTTTACTTGCTAAATTTAGGAGTATTGTCAAATCAAGGAGTTGCTGAGGTGAAGTATTAAGGACAGCTTTCGTCTCGAGCAACATTTGTGTAGAGCCTAACTTTTCTACATAACAACAATAAAGTTAGGTTCTACACAAATGTTGCTCAAAACTACTGAGTCATTCAATACATTTATCTGCCCTGCCTAATCCAACCCCTGCCTACAAGCTCAGCAGTTTCAGCGGTGTAATAAACCTTCTGTTCGCTAAATACCACGCCTTGAAAACTGATAATCTGAAATTGCCAGCATTTGGCATTTGTATGGAACACTACGAGAATCGCTCCTC
This genomic interval from Chroococcidiopsis sp. TS-821 contains the following:
- a CDS encoding ParA family protein, giving the protein MSRVITLFNQSGGVGKSTLTMNLGYHLAQRQQRVLLVDMDPQASLTVFMGLEPSELGNTVYEAIVIGEQLPIYKNIHNMDLAPANINLSGAELELVVADMRDVRLKEALKPILKQYDFILIDCPPSLGILSYISLVASTHVLIPIQTQYKALKGTELLLNTIGRVRSRANRKLKIAGVIPTMHDSRTVQGEMSLQSIQEHLSQIGKIYPTIPRSVAFADASQDHAPLALYNAKHPAVSLLKQIAKNLEVMS
- a CDS encoding ParB/RepB/Spo0J family partition protein — protein: MSVRKQRSQPYQIKGVDALFGELPVAEVAAEILPLSQIALPQQQPRRYFDPTAMQELVESVRQHGILQPMLVRPLLDDKYELVAGERRYRAAVSAGLEEVPVVIRELTDNDALQLALLENLQREDLNPIEETEGILQLIALKLNITSESAIALLNQAAHPERNSVDNVIHSKDWQLVQEVFNTVGKFTPESFRTNRLPLLNLPDEVLDALHLGQIAYTKARAIAKVNDLGQRQALLESAIAENLSLTQIKQRVAQIIDCGANQSDRSQSSSLKNRMDAAYHLAKKSKIWENPKKQKQIEKLLAELEKLFSQD